One region of Acidovorax sp. T1 genomic DNA includes:
- the gspK gene encoding type II secretion system minor pseudopilin GspK, with protein sequence MTHRTPSCKNIAGLARQRGAALLAAMLTVTLVATFAAAALWQQWRAVEVETAERARLQSAWILVGALDWSRLILREDGITGGADHLAEPWAVPLQEARLSTFLAADRNVAQVDDASTDTTDAFLSGQITDLQARLNLTNLIEGDKVQAGALRQFSRLFARLGLPPQQLDQLVQALRQAKASQGADSSAPLLPPTLAQLGWLGLPPTTVAVLAPHVTLLPARTPVNLNTADVDVLSAAIDGLDMAGAQKLVQARQSRHFRVLTDVSDQLGASIQLNADDHAIASRYFEVRGRLRLGTTMVDERSLVMRQGATVTTLWRERGAFDREPAPPAPQAMR encoded by the coding sequence ATGACCCACCGCACCCCCTCTTGCAAAAACATCGCAGGCCTTGCGCGCCAACGCGGTGCTGCTTTGCTCGCGGCCATGCTGACCGTGACGCTGGTGGCTACCTTTGCCGCCGCCGCGCTGTGGCAGCAGTGGCGCGCGGTCGAGGTCGAGACGGCCGAGCGCGCCCGGCTGCAATCGGCCTGGATTCTGGTGGGCGCGCTCGACTGGTCGCGCCTGATCCTGCGCGAAGACGGCATCACCGGCGGCGCCGACCACCTGGCCGAGCCCTGGGCCGTGCCGCTGCAAGAGGCGCGCCTGTCCACCTTTTTGGCGGCCGACCGCAACGTGGCGCAGGTGGACGATGCCAGCACCGACACCACCGATGCCTTTCTGTCCGGGCAGATCACCGACCTGCAGGCCCGGCTGAACCTGACCAACCTGATCGAGGGCGACAAGGTGCAAGCCGGCGCCTTGCGCCAGTTTTCGCGCCTGTTCGCTCGCCTGGGCCTGCCCCCGCAGCAGCTGGACCAGCTGGTGCAGGCGCTGCGCCAGGCCAAGGCCAGCCAGGGCGCCGACAGCAGCGCGCCCCTGCTGCCGCCCACCCTGGCCCAACTGGGCTGGCTGGGCCTGCCGCCCACTACCGTGGCCGTGCTGGCCCCCCATGTCACGCTGCTGCCGGCGCGCACCCCGGTGAACCTGAACACCGCCGATGTGGATGTACTGTCGGCCGCCATCGACGGCCTGGACATGGCGGGCGCGCAAAAGCTCGTGCAGGCCCGGCAGTCGCGCCATTTCCGGGTGCTGACCGATGTCTCCGACCAACTGGGCGCCAGCATTCAGCTGAACGCCGACGACCACGCCATCGCTTCGCGCTACTTCGAGGTGCGCGGGCGATTGCGCCTGGGCACCACCATGGTGGATGAGCGCTCGCTGGTGATGCGCCAGGGCGCCACCGTGACCACGCTGTGGCGCGAACGCGGGGCCTTTGACAGAGAACCCGCGCCCCCTGCGCCCCAAGCAATGCGCTGA